One genomic region from Phragmites australis chromosome 1, lpPhrAust1.1, whole genome shotgun sequence encodes:
- the LOC133909184 gene encoding uncharacterized protein LOC133909184: protein MSDEARRGAAGAAQAALRASSEDRKPGGAAGAAAGSPLPAATAHKIQLKSADMKEDMRQEAFDIARVAFEKHSLEKDIAEYIKKEFDKNYGPTWHCIVGRNFGSYVTHETNYFVYFYIDSKAVLLFKSG, encoded by the exons ATGTCCGACGAGGCCAGGCGCGGGGCCGCGGGCGCCGCGCAGGCGGCGCTCCGGGCCTCCTCCGAGGACCGCAAGCCGGGGGGCGCCGCGGGCGCGGCCGCGGGGTCCCCGCTGCCGGCCGCGACGGCGCACAAGATCCAACTCAAGAGCGCCGACATGAAGGAGGATATGCGGCAGGAGGCCTTCGACATCGCCCGCGTC GCGTTCGAGAAGCACAGCTTGGAGAAGGACATCGCGGAGTACATCAAGAAGGAGTTCGACAAGAACTACGGCCCCACCTGGCACTGCATTGTCGGCCGCAACTTCG GTTCATACGTGACGCACGAAACAAACTACTTTGTGTATTTTTACATCGATTCTAAGGCCGTCTTGCTATTCAAGTCTGGGTGA
- the LOC133909195 gene encoding protein SENESCENCE-ASSOCIATED GENE 21, mitochondrial-like produces the protein MALALSGSARAVLASLAPTRAAAARGYAASTASGAMRSAAASADGAAAGEAKEAGRGAAAEVSWTPDPVTGHYRPANWAAAVDPADLRAAHLARTYARA, from the coding sequence ATGGCTCTCGCTCTCTCCGGCTCCGCTCGCGCCGTGCTGGCCTCGCTGGCCCCGACGAGGGCGGCGGCCGCGAGGGGCTACGCGGCGTCGACGGCGTCCGGCGCCATGAGGAGCGCGGCGGCCTCGGCGGACGGTGCGGCCGCGGGGGAGGCCAAGGAGGCcggccgcggcgccgccgccgaggtctCGTGGACGCCGGACCCCGTGACCGGCCACTACCGCCCGGCCAACTGGGCCGCCGCCGTTGACCCCGCCGACCTCCGGGCCGCGCACCTCGCCCGCACCTATGCCCGGGCGTGA
- the LOC133909201 gene encoding zinc finger CCCH domain-containing protein 4: protein MEPGAVVVEEGEHQLLEEARPRWPPLAVEAFRDRIVEKVKENRVTLIVGDTGCGKSSLVPQFLLEENMEPILCTQPRRFAVVAIARAIAESRNWQLGEEIGYHIGHSNVSNLNDKRSKIVFKTAGVVLEQMCDRGIAALRYKVIILDEVHERSVESDLVLASIKQFLMKKNDLRLVLMSATADITRYKEYFRDIGRGERVEVIAIPCSPRTSIYQRKVLYLEQIADILKINSQSLSTKYCSGPDASADADLNHDVYELIHKLLLHVHQSEPDISKSILVFLPTYYALEQQWIRLLPFSSTFKVHILHRSIDTDEALQTMKVSKYCRKVILATNIAESSVTIPGVAYVIDSCRSLQVYWDPIRKTDSAGLVWISKSQAEQRKGRTGRTCDGQIYRLVTGTFYSSLNDHEYPAILRLSLREQVLMVCCAESRSMNDPNVLLQKVLNPPDSDAIEDALDSLVQIRALDKTSSGRYEPTFYGCLLNSLPLSFDSSVLTLKFGELGALHEGILISIMLDIQPLPILQPFGYQALCRKYRDSYFKVSGSVQIGKKEGTTIGNLCAFQFWERVFKNKHRLEYLKDVANTQEPKESHTFLAKPEEEWCAIHNLVPAAFKNISEIYDDVMKQLHRFRPSFLVKINPPMYLQPSEFNHTCLCCEIPELEEDMDSLSLEAENSHSDSQKQCAKTPYVLPADFGTTTIVEMLKTFVKEMKIHHVEEKTISYRGWHHAFVQPTLETEGCVFFSNGLCNQGATCRFSHSSFAPKPVCKFFLTLQGCRNGNSCPYSHDRGSLISSPITYGICSQEGKATSLCCTKLLPADGDGHILVMNDKNLLFSSKLCQYYDASKIVACTPSLQSVESNSVTNGLKILQNLADPSHLIIGREHKLPVPWTKLQRVFWFADFDNDELNSEQVLLQKFFERIAIKILSERLSDLQVILIMKNTKYIQLQVERLARECFFFLSESFMFDEATLGWFSDISRYPRGMQVSAPVTYVFNMHPPTVTQFGDYPAELREALRRD, encoded by the exons ATGGAGCCgggggcggtggtggtggaggagggggaACATCAGCTGCTGGAGGAGGCGCGGCCACGGtggccgccgctcgccgtggaGGCGTTCCGCGACAGGATCGTCGAGAAGGTGAAGGAGAACCGCGTCACGCTGATCGTGGGGGACACCGGATGCG GAAAGAGTTCTCTAGTTCCTCAATTCCTCTTAGAAGAAAATATGGAACCCATCCTATGCACACAACCTAGAAGGTTTGCAGTGGTAGCCATCGCTCGAGCGATAGCTGAATCTCGCAATTGGCAGCTAGGCGAGGAGATTGGATACCATATAGGCCACTCAAATGTGTCGAATCTCAACGATAAAAG GTCAAAAATTGTGTTCAAAACAGCTGGCGTAGTGTTGGAGCAAATGTGTGATAGGGGAATTGCTGCATTGAGGTATAAGGTTATTattcttgatgaagtgcatgaGAGATCTGTGGAATCTGATCTTGTCCTTGCTAGTATCAAGCAGTTTTTGATGAAAAAGAATGACTTAAG GTTGGTTTTGATGTCTGCCACTGCTGACATTACAAGATATAAGGAATATTTTAGAGATATAGGAAGGGGTGAAAGGGTTGAAGTGATTGCCATTCCGTGCAGTCCACGTACAAGCATTTATCAGAGGAAAGTCCTATACCTGGAGCAG ATTGCTGATATTCTCAAGATAAATTCCCAATCACTTTCAACAAAATATTGCTCTGGTCCGGATGCTTCTGCTGATGCTGATCTTAACCATGATGTTTATGAACTTATCCACAAGTTATTGTTGCACGTACATCAAAGTGaaccagacattagcaagagTATTTTGGTTTTTCTTCCTACATACTATGCATTGGAGCAGCAATGGATCCGTCTGCTGCCTTTTAGTTCAACCTTTAAGGTACATATTCTTCATCGGAGTATTGACACTGATGAAGCACTTCAAACTATGAAGGTCTCAAAGTATTGCCGAAAG GTGATACTGGCGACAAACATTGCTGAATCATCTGTTACTATCCCAGGAGTTGCATATGTTATCGATTCTTGTAGATCATTGCAAGTATACTGGGACCCAATTAGGAAAACAGACTCAGCTGGGCTTGTATGGATTTCCAAGTCTCAG GCTGAGCAGCGGAAAGGCAGGACAGGCCGAACCTGTGATGGTCAAATTTATCGTTTGGTAACTGGGACATTTTATAGCAGTTTAAATGATCATGAATATCCTGCCATTTTAAGATTATCCTTAAGAGAGCAAGTGCTCATGGTTTGTTGTGCAGAGTCCAGATCTATGAATGATCCTAACG TACTGCTGCAAAAAGTTCTTAACCCACCAGATTCAGATGCTATTGAAGATGCGCTAGATTCACTTGTTCAAATTCGCGCATTGGATAAGACAAGTTCTGGACGCTATGAGCCCACTTTTTATGGCTGTTTGCTCAATAGTTTGCCGTTGTCATTTGATTCTTCTGTTCTTACCCTGAAATTTGGTGAACTTGGAGCTCTCCATGAAGGAATCCTGATAAGCATTATGTTGGACATCCAGCCACTTCCTATCCTTCAACCTTTTGGCTATCAAGCACTG TGCCGGAAGTATAGAGACAGTTACTTCAAAGTAAGTGGCAGTGTACAAATTGGCAAAAAGGAAGGGACAACCATTGGAAATCTTTGTGCATTTCAATTTTGGGAACGCGTGTTTAAG AACAAGCATCGTCTGGAATATCTAAAAGATGTGGcgaacactcaagaaccaaaagAATCCCATACCTTCCTTGCTAAACCTGAAGAGGAGTGGTGTGCAATTCATAATCTCGTCCCTGCAGCATTTAAGAACATCTCCGAAATTT ATGATGATGTTATGAAGCAACTGCACCGTTTTAGGCCTAGCTTTCTTGTCAAAATCAATCCTCCGATGTACCTTCAGCCTTCTGAATTCAACCACACTTGCCTTTGTTGTGAAATACCGGAGCTAGAGGAGGATATGGATTCTCTCTCGTTAGAGGCTGAGAATTCTCACAGCGATTCACAGAAGCAGTGCGCTAAAACTCCATATGTTTTGCCAGCTGATTTTGGGACTACTACCATTGTTGAAATGCTGAAGACATTTGTCAAGGAG ATGAAGATACATCATGTCGAGGAAAAGACCATATCTTACAGGGGATGGCATCATGCTTTTGTCCAGCCAACCTTGGAAACTGAGGGGTGTGTGTTCTTTTCTAATGGCCTATGCAATCAAGGGGCCACATGCCGTTTTTCTCATTCTTCTTTTGCACCTAAACCAGTATGCAAGTTCTTCCTCACATTACAG GGTTGTCGAAATGGTAACTCTTGTCCGTATTCGCATGATCGTGGCTCCTTGATCTCTTCACCTATCACATATGGAATATGCTCTCAAGAAGGCAAAGCCACTTCACTATGTTGTACAAAGCTGCTTCCTGCTGATGGAGATGGGCATATTCTTGTCATGAATGATAAAAACCTACTGTTCTCTAGTAAACTTTGTCAGTATTATGATGCCAGTAAGATTGTTGCTTGTACACCTAGTCTGCAGTCCGTTGAGTCTAATTCAGTTACAAACGGCCTCAAGATACTCCAAAATTTGGCTGATCCCTCTCATCTAATCATTGGGCGTGAACATAAACTACCAGTTCCTTGGACAAAGCTACAGCGAGTTTTTTGGTTTGCTGATTTTGATAATGATGAGTTAAACAGTGAGCAGGTTCTGCTGCAAAAATTCTTTGAGCGTATTGCCATCAAAATCTTGTCAGAAAGGCTGTCTGATCTGCAGGTCATCTTGATCATGAAAAACACCAAATACATTCAGTTACAG GTCGAAAGATTGGCAAGAGAATGCTTCTTTTTTCTCAGTGAATCATTTATGTTTGATGAAGCAACTCTGGGATGGTTTTCAGACATCTCAAGGTATCCAAGAGGGATGCAAGTATCAGCACCAGTCACTTACGTTTTCAACATGCATCCTCCCACTGTTACCCAGTTCGGCGATTATCCAGCGGAACTTCGCGAGGCCTTACGCAGAGATTAA